One Penaeus vannamei isolate JL-2024 chromosome 27, ASM4276789v1, whole genome shotgun sequence genomic window carries:
- the LOC138866822 gene encoding chemotaxis regulatory protein ChePep-like has product MSPRSPRRKSPEPDKETQEVAEEPEKETQEVALEPEKETQEIQEVAKELEKKYQEIALEPEKETKEFAKEPEKENQEIALEPEMETQEVAEEPEKETKEVAEDPGSRPGAREGDPGIAEEPENETREFAQEPKKDTQEVAEEPEKETQEVIQEPEKETQGVIQEPEKETQEVALEPEKEAEEFAKEPEKETREVALDPEKETQEFAQEPEKESQKVTEEPEKETQEIAHEHEKETQEFSKYGTLPVVQSFGG; this is encoded by the exons atgtcgcccAGAAGTCCGAGAAGGAAGTCGCCGGAGCCcgacaaggagacccaggaagtcgccgaagagcccgagaaggagacccaggaagtcgcccttgagcccgagaaggagacccaggaa atccaggaagtcgccaaggagCTCGAGAAGAAGTACCAGGAAATCGcactcgagcccgagaaggagaccaaggaattcgctaaggagcccgagaaggaaaacCAGGaaatcgccctcgagcccgaaatggagacccaggaagtcgccgaagagcccgaaaaggagaccaaggaagtcgccgaagaccccggaagtcgcccaggagcccgagaaggagacccaggaa tcgccgaagagcccgagaatgagacccggGAATTCGCCCAGGAGCCcaagaaggacacccaggaagtcgccgaagagcccgaaaaggagacccaggaagtcatccaagagcccgagaaggagacccagggagtcatccaagagcccgagaaggagacccaggaagtcgcccttgagcccgagaaggaggccgaggAATTCGctaaggagcccgagaaggagacccgggaagtcgccctcgaccccgagaaggagacccaggaattcgcccaggagcccgagaaggagtcccagaAAGTAaccgaggagcccgagaaggagacccaggaaatcgcccacgagcacgagaaggagacccaggaa ttcAGTAAATATGgcacactgccggtggttcaaagcttcggaggatag